The DNA segment AGTTATGctatacatttttttccaaatggacCACACTTTATCTTTGTCAACCAATTTTatatactttaaaaaaatattgtactGTATTGCATTAATCTGTTCCTCTCCCTAACAGAATCTCGgtaacatacatacattttactacaaaaaataaaaaaatctctaaGCTACCATTGTGATTCAAAATCAACCTACGTGATATCAGCAAAAATAATTACAGAGTTAACTTCATGTATCTTTCACAAAGAATCTGATGTGCTCACTGATGATGTCAAAGATGCCAACCCTGCAGGAGCGGCGCTGTCGCCACGGAGACGTGTCTGTCCTGCAGAAGGTCGTGATTGAGAGCAGGAGAGCGAGCCAGTCAGGGACACAGGAGGTGAGTAAGAAAACATTTGTGCATGCTTTTCGTGTGGGCGTATATCTATGATTGTGCGCTAGCATATTTGTTCACTTGTGTGGACTTGGGTGGTAGAGAGTGATACGAAGCAAAAAGACATACATCAGCATAATGAGAGTGAAAGGTGGGAGAGGTGAAAGAGGTGCAGCTGAATGATAACACGTTTGTCTTGTCTAACCTTGAGGACAACGTGACATTACCCGCAACACGATCTCCTTATCTGGTTGCACAGAAGCCCCTATTGTCATTGGCCGGTTGGTTGGCAGGCCAATTAAAGTTGCTTACTGATGTATACAACAGTTTATATCCGTCCTTCTGTCATTCACATGCATGTACATAAATACTGTACATTAATCTACTTATGATAGCCATTATTCTGAAATTGCAAGACTAACCCATCTTGCATTTTAATACCACTTTACATTACCATAATTGATTCTTTTGTTTCAAAGTGCCAGGAAGAATATGGTGAATAAATGAAGGTGTGTTTGATTCACTGCATTAGGAAACACCCACACAGGTTTGAAGCTTAGTGTTGCCACATGACTTAAAACACTCTGTTGGGGAAACTGCAGTGCAGTAGAGGTGTTTGTTTTAACACAGCACTTTCCAAGTCTCTTAATGAAGTAAGTGAGGAATGCGTCGCTCCTTTGTCCCTCGGCTTGTACTGCTGCAAACATCATTACGCTGTCTCTTCATGAGGGAATGCCCAATTTTCCCTTGATAAACAATCAATCGTTGGGGCTTCCAGCAACAAAGTCACCTTATGTGCTCATCTGCCTCCTCACTGCAGATGCATGCCTTTCTATTTGACTGCTCTACAATAGAAAGTTTTAATTGCAGTTGGATTCCAATTCAAATACAAGTGCGGTTGTCCTTACGTCTTTATATGAGCACATTGATGACCAGTCCAGGGCGTAGTCTACCTTTTCCACCAAAGTCAGCAGAGGACTTCAGCTCttccctgaacaggataagggggatagaaaatggatgaatgaatgtattTGATTTGAATGCAGGATTTGAGTATTGAAGGGTTATACATCTCAAATGTCATTCCATTTATTGACTCTAAACCAGCCAGTAGGCTAGAGTCAGCACTAtatacaacaaataaaaaatatttatatttataataaataatttattatcattatgaatATTTGATGAGATGATGAAGACGATCCTACTTCTCCCAGTTTGTCATCTTAACTTTGTTATGGTCTTTAATAGAGTCCAATATTTGTTTCTCAAAAAGCCTCATTGTCATCTGACCTGATCATGCAGCTTGTTATGTAAAATTGTTATCGGGATCAAATTCAACTTCACAATTTATTGCTATTGAAGCATATAATGAATCATAAATTATGAAATCAGCATGACTCGGacgttttttaaaatattgtttgTTGATCAATTCTCATTTTGTACTGTGTTTATCGCTGCACTAAAAGCAAACCAACATGCAGAATTGCAGTAACTACATTTTGCATATGTTCTCTTCATGAATTAAAAGCATTTTAGGCTTGCACAGAAACTACAAATCATCAAACATTGTGCACAAgtctataaaaatatatttgattatattatatattcatACCATTTTATTTCTTCTATAGTCGACAATGCTGGACCTTGTAGACGTCTTTGGTGCATCCTCTGAAAGGCCACCTCCGCCTGGTGACCCCTGGGACGCTGCCCGGCCTTCCTGTAACATCACTTCTGACCCTTGGGATTCTGTAGGTGAGTGTCCTGTCATGTTCACACAACAGTGAGAGAGAAAAGGGATCATGTTTCAAACATCACTACACACGAAGCTTGCTTTCTCCATCGTCACAGCCGTCCCATCCTCGAACGCTGCTAATCCATGGGCCCCTTGGGCCGACtcgtgcagagagccatgggaGGCGGCGCCCACTTGCAACCCTCCAGTCAAACACACGTGGGAAAGCTCAAACGAGCGCGGTAATTTCCAGAATCACTGGCTCGTTTGCTTAACCTTCTTTTTATTTGTTCTACTATCAAAGTGTATTTCATCAATGAAACATGGTTCATGCAGAGAGTAATGGGACATATATGGAGAGTCCACATGAAACGGAGAAGCCTCAGCAGGATGTTCCTCAATTGTCTCCTCCTCAGCCAGAGAGTCAAACAGGTAAAACAAGTCACAAATGTACAGTTTGTGTCGTATACAAATTCATCAAGTGTAGTATTTACTCTCTATTGCAATTCCACAATGACTAATCTCTGTGCAGATTCTGAAGGACGTGAGACTGAAGACATGTTCTGTGGAGCAGATGATCCATTCAGAAATGAAGCTCCGGTGAAACCTCTGCTAAATGGTCGGGACTCTGACAGTCCAGAGATGTTGGATCCGTCTCGACTCGCGCCGCCTGTAAGCACTACGCCACGTATGTGTCAGACCCCTGAAGCCTTTCTTGGACCTACGGGGGCCTCATTGGTCAATTTGGACACACTGATACCCCCAACTCCGCCAAGCAAGGCGCACAACAACCCCTTCCTCTCAGGTAATAGCTTCGAGTGAACTTATGAGAACAGAATCGAAGTTTTAGATTTCTAACCAGTGAAATGCCCCCACCCGCAGGTCTGAGCAGTCCATCTCCTACCAACCCCTTCCACTGTGACCAGCCTCGCCTTACCCTCAACCAAATGCGCCCATCCTCGACATCACCGCTGCCCCCGCACATGCTGTCCTACAGTCCGTCACTTCCACTACCTCTCCTTCACAGAGGGTCAACCCTTCCCTCTTCGCAGACCCAGCCTCCCGCCAGACTTATGGACCTTCCCTCCAACCTTCTCCAACCAATGCTCCCCCTCCCTTCGCAGCCCATGGCTAACATTCAATCCCAAGCACAGACACAGAGGCACAACCCGTTCCTCTGAGACTTCATTTGCTTTTGCCATTTGCACACTCTGGACTATAACTTGAGCCTGAACCAGAGTCAAGATCTTATTAAATGTCTGTCTGTGTGCACACATGAAATAGATCAAACATCGACTGGAAATTCAGCAAGCCTCATGATATTGCAGGAACGTTTTTGTCGAGGTATCTTCAAATCTAGTATATTACAGTGCACTTCTGTTCCTGTCCATCTAATGTTCACATTCATCAAAATGCTTATTGCAGCATTAAGAATGCTATGGTTACAATAGCAAAACTGTCCATTGATAAATTGTTCACTAATTTGACAGGTTGGGCTCTGTATTTTCATTGCTAGCACAAAGCGCTGTCTAACTGCACAcaggtggaattttttttttttttttttttgtattatgctTGATCACACAAACAGAATAGGCTTTGTGCTACTGTGCACTGCTGCGAGGGAAGCAGGTGACTCCCAGCCAATCCGAAAAACTCCCTTTATTAATGCATTAAATTCAGCAGAGGGAGGCATGCATCACAGAGAGAGGTGTGCACGCGGTCTACCTATATGAGGAAGGACTTTCTGGGGTGCAGACAGGAGATCGATCTCGCAAAGTATATTTACAGTTAAAGGAACCGCAAGAAGATCTCTTGAGGATGATGTACTGGGCTGCACAATATTTGTGCCGTGCAGTCAGAAGGATGTAGAAAATATCTTCAGTTTGACGTAACGCAAGATTTATTTCCCTCCTGGGCTGAAGATGGGCTGACTCAATACATATGAGGACAGAAATTTGTTACAAATATCGTATATTAGAACACCAAATAAAATGCTGGAATGCTTATTTAAAAATGACAACATAAATCAGGAAATATTTCACTGTGTAGTGATTGAATATGAGTTTCACTTTTGAATTAAATACTGAAATAAATTAGGTGTTCCTCATAATTTAGTGAGatgcacaaataaataaaaagtctgACACTGTCCAAATACTTCTAGAACCATACTCGTTTTTGTTTTAGTACATGTTTACACATGGACAAACGTGTTGGTagcataataaaataaaacccacATTAAAAATACCTTGGCACTAACATATGGATGTTATGACAAAAAAAGCACTGAaatttaataataaatttaGTTTTGCTCGGTTTTATAGATCTGCTATCTTGATGCTTCCTCGGTGCCCATGATAATAACAATTGCCTTATTGTGGACACAATACTTGATAGCAGCCGGAGTTCTTGACTCTCAACTTGCTATGCACCAAGTGTCCGTTAGATGGCAGAACTGATCCCATCTACAGATTCCAAGCCTGTGCTGCTCATGATCAAGGTGGACCTTCCCTGTAGTGGGTTTTATCAGTGTGCCAATGAAGCCACAGAGTAAACATACAGTAAAGCCCTCAATTATTTTGATCATAGCATGTCGAACACTGAATCTATATCTGAATATCTGCTGAATTTGGTTGTATCTATCTGGAAACGATGCAAGTAAAACTAGAAGTTGccttaaaattaaacatgcaaacATGAACATGAGTTTCATATCTGGTTCTCTCCTTCCTGTGTAGGGTTTGTAAGTTCTCCTCtttcttgcatgttttttttttcaggtcctCCAGCTTCCTCCCTCATTCTAAGAAAATGTTTCCTAGCTTAATCAAAGACTCTAAAATTGCCTGGAGATGTGAATACTTGATTGTCTGCATATGTCCCGTGActgactggcaaccagttacAATGGACCCCATCTCTGCATTTTACATTAAATTGCAAGAGATTACTGTATTACGCAGTGTCGTTTCTAAAACAGTGAGTTTAATTGCTTCAGTGTTTTGTAGCTCACTCCAGTCACGCTTTTAAATGATATTTCAAAGTAAATTGCATAAATAATACATCACTGCACGGCAACGAGACCAAGAAACCATGTTCCAGGAAATACTGAAAACAACCTCATGACCTTCACTTTTCAgtaggttttatttttttaagacttCATCAAGTGTTAGTGTAGCAAGTTCCTTTTTATGTCCCTTCAAAATATACAGTATTCATTCACCAATGTCATCTTGCTAAATAACTCTGCATGTGGTCTTGCACACTTCTTAATACGGAAGGATACTGTACCTTCTATGATTAAGTTACAAGTCCGTGTTCACTTTTCCAAACATCTGGTTctgtctaaataaaaaaaatttaaaaatcagGTGCAGTCTGAACTCCAACTCAACCGCTGCAGCCTCGACCTTCAGATATTTCTAGGTTAAGTGCATACAAAAGTACTATATCATGTTCGTTTGATGCAAAGCGTGACCTGTACAGACGGCAAGGAATGATTGAGCAAAAAGACTTGTAAGCGCTGGTGCCAAATATTGTGAATTTTTGTAAAGTTACTACACACTACATTGATTAGTGAGCGGTATGTGCCACGACTATAATTGGTTCAGGACCCCAAATGGAACTCTTGAGACTAATACATGAATGATATTTTACTTAATATATTAGCATAGTAGCTCTTATTCCCTGTCTGCCTGCTTCTGTCAATCTCCATTTGTTCAAATTAAACATCTGGTTTGCCTTTCTTGTCAAGGACCAAATTCTAATGGTTTGTCTGGAGTTGCTGTGATTCGAAGGCCAAGATGTAGTCCAAACGAGCCAAAAGTTCTCATGATTACACTTATCATGCACTCAAGCATGACACTATATTTCCTAAGCTTGGCTTCAGTCTTTTCTCCCCCGGAGTTGTTGTTCCtggtgtcaggaatgagttgagccagggcgaccaaatgcagcttgaaccaggatttattgcagggaaaaggagttggaagggaggcaggtggggaacgaacgacacagacgggaggaagactcacggccagcaaaacagacagactgaccgacatgaagtccccttggacaagattaaaattctgaccgtgagccttcagacagaccgagggaaaaccagatgacacgaacaggaacactgggcacgaacaggaatggacacaacagtagacaccgaccgggagaaacacacgggcagggcttaaatacacagggtaacaataggaagcaggtgacagacattatgataacgaaaggggtgtggccgagcaaagtgcaggccgagcgtgctgtggcacgggcgtgacacctGGCCTGCAATAAGATGACCCATCAAGTTTAAAGCTGATAAAGGTCAGTGTGATCAATGTGGAAACAATTAGTCTGTGCAGAGACTAATGAGATGAACTACATGAAGTATATAGAGAGCTTCTGTAGTCAAGTTCACTTCAAAACTGTATCCTGTCTTAAGTTGTGCCCTGATTGGGGTGGATTGAGCGTCTATGCAGATGTGGAGTAAAATGTTAAAAGAACACACATGAGAAGCAATATGGAAGGATATACAGGCTGCTGTGTTAAATGGGTTTTTTTGATTACATTTGTTCAGTTGTTCTTGGGTTAGCAGTGTGCCATAGCATCCGCCTTACAGTTCTGAGGtttgggtttgaatctcagctcAGGCTTTCCTACGtggggtttgcatgttctctccataCTTATGTGGCTTCCTCCTGCAGCACCAAAACATGTGGTACCTGTTAGGTTAATTATAGACTCCAAATCATCCATTGGACTGAATGCGAGCGTGAATGATGGTTTGTCTACATGTGCCCTTGGACTGACTGGCAACTTCTACCGGGTGTACCTTTTGAGCTAAATGTTGCATACTCaggcaacatttaaaaaaattaaaagcacATTTGTTTAGGGCGGCATTCTATAAAAACtagatcatttttatttattatttttcacatagcttgtttaaattttattttttccttgtATTACTGTAAAAAGTTATAATTCTGTTTGCCCAGTATCACATTTGACTAGTTTTTGAAtaactaaaaaacaaaataacagtTTAGAAAGCAGATTGgtacgtttttttattttttattattattgatttgCTAACAGTACGTTGAAACTGACTTTAACACATTGCAATTTGTTGTACTACGTTCATTTTGCCTT comes from the Syngnathus scovelli strain Florida chromosome 5, RoL_Ssco_1.2, whole genome shotgun sequence genome and includes:
- the epn3b gene encoding epsin-3 isoform X1, which translates into the protein MGKLHLLKACSSLTITLTPPSPVNMTTSALRRQVKNIVHNYSEAEIKVREATSNDPWGPPSSLMSEIADLTFNVVAFAEVMGMVWKRLNDSGKNWRHVYKSLTLLDYLLKTGSERVAQQCRENAFTIQTLRDFQYVDRDGRDQGANVREKSRQLVCLLRDEDRLRQERTQALKTKERMAGGAGSGGGAMYGGIPSSYHPGRRTSQPSMAALYGEELSRSRGSPSSFNCERSVDSLHCVGVFTTIGQHHFAVPELLLLHTHLFALALHQHTNPYISPWHPPYCPSAASTSSPQDASELEQARPQTTGEEELQLQLALAMSREENQKNLMCSLMMSKMPTLQERRCRHGDVSVLQKVVIESRRASQSGTQESTMLDLVDVFGASSERPPPPGDPWDAARPSCNITSDPWDSVAVPSSNAANPWAPWADSCREPWEAAPTCNPPVKHTWESSNERESNGTYMESPHETEKPQQDVPQLSPPQPESQTDSEGRETEDMFCGADDPFRNEAPVKPLLNGRDSDSPEMLDPSRLAPPVSTTPRMCQTPEAFLGPTGASLVNLDTLIPPTPPSKAHNNPFLSGLSSPSPTNPFHCDQPRLTLNQMRPSSTSPLPPHMLSYSPSLPLPLLHRGSTLPSSQTQPPARLMDLPSNLLQPMLPLPSQPMANIQSQAQTQRHNPFL
- the epn3b gene encoding epsin-3 isoform X4, yielding MGKLHLLKACSSLTITLTPPSPVNMTTSALRRQVKNIVHNYSEAEIKVREATSNDPWGPPSSLMSEIADLTFNVVAFAEVMGMVWKRLNDSGKNWRHVYKSLTLLDYLLKTGSERVAQQCRENAFTIQTLRDFQYVDRDGRDQGANVREKSRQLVCLLRDEDRLRQERTQALKTKERMAGGAGSGGGAMYGGIPSSYHPGRRTSQPSMAALYGEELSRSRGSPSSFNCERSVDSLHCVGVFTTIAASTSSPQDASELEQARPQTTGEEELQLQLALAMSREENQKNLMCSLMMSKMPTLQERRCRHGDVSVLQKVVIESRRASQSGTQESTMLDLVDVFGASSERPPPPGDPWDAARPSCNITSDPWDSVAVPSSNAANPWAPWADSCREPWEAAPTCNPPVKHTWESSNERESNGTYMESPHETEKPQQDVPQLSPPQPESQTDSEGRETEDMFCGADDPFRNEAPVKPLLNGRDSDSPEMLDPSRLAPPVSTTPRMCQTPEAFLGPTGASLVNLDTLIPPTPPSKAHNNPFLSGLSSPSPTNPFHCDQPRLTLNQMRPSSTSPLPPHMLSYSPSLPLPLLHRGSTLPSSQTQPPARLMDLPSNLLQPMLPLPSQPMANIQSQAQTQRHNPFL
- the epn3b gene encoding epsin-3 isoform X5, with amino-acid sequence MGKLHLLKACSSLTITLTPPSPVNMTTSALRRQVKNIVHNYSEAEIKVREATSNDPWGPPSSLMSEIADLTFNVVAFAEVMGMVWKRLNDSGKNWRHVYKSLTLLDYLLKTGSERVAQQCRENAFTIQTLRDFQYVDRDGRDQGANVREKSRQLVCLLRDEDRLRQERTQALKTKERMAGGAGSGGGAMYGGIPSSYHPGRRTSQPSMAALYGEELSRSRGSPSSFNCERSVDSLHCVGVFTTIASTSSPQDASELEQARPQTTGEEELQLQLALAMSREENQKNLMCSLMMSKMPTLQERRCRHGDVSVLQKVVIESRRASQSGTQESTMLDLVDVFGASSERPPPPGDPWDAARPSCNITSDPWDSVAVPSSNAANPWAPWADSCREPWEAAPTCNPPVKHTWESSNERESNGTYMESPHETEKPQQDVPQLSPPQPESQTDSEGRETEDMFCGADDPFRNEAPVKPLLNGRDSDSPEMLDPSRLAPPVSTTPRMCQTPEAFLGPTGASLVNLDTLIPPTPPSKAHNNPFLSGLSSPSPTNPFHCDQPRLTLNQMRPSSTSPLPPHMLSYSPSLPLPLLHRGSTLPSSQTQPPARLMDLPSNLLQPMLPLPSQPMANIQSQAQTQRHNPFL
- the epn3b gene encoding epsin-3 isoform X7, coding for MGKLHLLKACSSLTITLTPPSPVNMTTSALRRQVKNIVHNYSEAEIKVREATSNDPWGPPSSLMSEIADLTFNVVAFAEVMGMVWKRLNDSGKNWRHVYKSLTLLDYLLKTGSERVAQQCRENAFTIQTLRDFQYVDRDGRDQGANVREKSRQLVCLLRDEDRLRQERTQALKTKERMAGGAGSGGGAMYGGIPSSYHPGRRTSQPSMAALYGEELSRSRGSPSSFNSASTSSPQDASELEQARPQTTGEEELQLQLALAMSREENQKNLMCSLMMSKMPTLQERRCRHGDVSVLQKVVIESRRASQSGTQESTMLDLVDVFGASSERPPPPGDPWDAARPSCNITSDPWDSVAVPSSNAANPWAPWADSCREPWEAAPTCNPPVKHTWESSNERESNGTYMESPHETEKPQQDVPQLSPPQPESQTDSEGRETEDMFCGADDPFRNEAPVKPLLNGRDSDSPEMLDPSRLAPPVSTTPRMCQTPEAFLGPTGASLVNLDTLIPPTPPSKAHNNPFLSGLSSPSPTNPFHCDQPRLTLNQMRPSSTSPLPPHMLSYSPSLPLPLLHRGSTLPSSQTQPPARLMDLPSNLLQPMLPLPSQPMANIQSQAQTQRHNPFL
- the epn3b gene encoding epsin-3 isoform X2, encoding MGKLHLLKACSSLTITLTPPSPVNMTTSALRRQVKNIVHNYSEAEIKVREATSNDPWGPPSSLMSEIADLTFNVVAFAEVMGMVWKRLNDSGKNWRHVYKSLTLLDYLLKTGSERVAQQCRENAFTIQTLRDFQYVDRDGRDQGANVREKSRQLVCLLRDEDRLRQERTQALKTKERMAGGAGSGGGAMYGGIPSSYHPGRRTSQPSMAALYGEELSRSRGSPSSFNCERSVDSLHCVGVFTTIGQHHFAVPELLLLHTHLFALALHQHTNPYISPWHPPYCPSAASTSSPQDASELEQARPQTTGEEELQLQLALAMSREENQKMPTLQERRCRHGDVSVLQKVVIESRRASQSGTQESTMLDLVDVFGASSERPPPPGDPWDAARPSCNITSDPWDSVAVPSSNAANPWAPWADSCREPWEAAPTCNPPVKHTWESSNERESNGTYMESPHETEKPQQDVPQLSPPQPESQTDSEGRETEDMFCGADDPFRNEAPVKPLLNGRDSDSPEMLDPSRLAPPVSTTPRMCQTPEAFLGPTGASLVNLDTLIPPTPPSKAHNNPFLSGLSSPSPTNPFHCDQPRLTLNQMRPSSTSPLPPHMLSYSPSLPLPLLHRGSTLPSSQTQPPARLMDLPSNLLQPMLPLPSQPMANIQSQAQTQRHNPFL
- the epn3b gene encoding epsin-3 isoform X8, with amino-acid sequence MGKLHLLKACSSLTITLTPPSPVNMTTSALRRQVKNIVHNYSEAEIKVREATSNDPWGPPSSLMSEIADLTFNVVAFAEVMGMVWKRLNDSGKNWRHVYKSLTLLDYLLKTGSERVAQQCRENAFTIQTLRDFQYVDRDGRDQGANVREKSRQLVCLLRDEDRLRQERTQALKTKERMAGGAGSGGGAMYGGIPSSYHPGRRTSQPSMAALYGEELSRSRGSPSSFNSASTSSPQDASELEQARPQTTGEEELQLQLALAMSREENQKMPTLQERRCRHGDVSVLQKVVIESRRASQSGTQESTMLDLVDVFGASSERPPPPGDPWDAARPSCNITSDPWDSVAVPSSNAANPWAPWADSCREPWEAAPTCNPPVKHTWESSNERESNGTYMESPHETEKPQQDVPQLSPPQPESQTDSEGRETEDMFCGADDPFRNEAPVKPLLNGRDSDSPEMLDPSRLAPPVSTTPRMCQTPEAFLGPTGASLVNLDTLIPPTPPSKAHNNPFLSGLSSPSPTNPFHCDQPRLTLNQMRPSSTSPLPPHMLSYSPSLPLPLLHRGSTLPSSQTQPPARLMDLPSNLLQPMLPLPSQPMANIQSQAQTQRHNPFL
- the epn3b gene encoding epsin-3 isoform X3, producing MGKLHLLKACSSLTITLTPPSPVNMTTSALRRQVKNIVHNYSEAEIKVREATSNDPWGPPSSLMSEIADLTFNVVAFAEVMGMVWKRLNDSGKNWRHVYKSLTLLDYLLKTGSERVAQQCRENAFTIQTLRDFQYVDRDGRDQGANVREKSRQLVCLLRDEDRLRQERTQALKTKERMAGGAGSGGGAMYGGIPSSYHPGRRTSQPSMAALYGEELSRSRGSPSSFNCERSVDSLHCVGVFTTIGQHHFAVPELLLLHTHLFALALHQHTNPYISPWHPPYCPSAASTSSPQDASELEQARPQTTGEEELQLQLALAMSREENQKERRCRHGDVSVLQKVVIESRRASQSGTQESTMLDLVDVFGASSERPPPPGDPWDAARPSCNITSDPWDSVAVPSSNAANPWAPWADSCREPWEAAPTCNPPVKHTWESSNERESNGTYMESPHETEKPQQDVPQLSPPQPESQTDSEGRETEDMFCGADDPFRNEAPVKPLLNGRDSDSPEMLDPSRLAPPVSTTPRMCQTPEAFLGPTGASLVNLDTLIPPTPPSKAHNNPFLSGLSSPSPTNPFHCDQPRLTLNQMRPSSTSPLPPHMLSYSPSLPLPLLHRGSTLPSSQTQPPARLMDLPSNLLQPMLPLPSQPMANIQSQAQTQRHNPFL
- the epn3b gene encoding epsin-3 isoform X6; the protein is MGKLHLLKACSSLTITLTPPSPVNMTTSALRRQVKNIVHNYSEAEIKVREATSNDPWGPPSSLMSEIADLTFNVVAFAEVMGMVWKRLNDSGKNWRHVYKSLTLLDYLLKTGSERVAQQCRENAFTIQTLRDFQYVDRDGRDQGANVREKSRQLVCLLRDEDRLRQERTQALKTKERMAGGAGSGGGAMYGGIPSSYHPGRRTSQPSMAALYGEELSRSRGSPSSFNCERSVDSLHCVGVFTTIASTSSPQDASELEQARPQTTGEEELQLQLALAMSREENQKERRCRHGDVSVLQKVVIESRRASQSGTQESTMLDLVDVFGASSERPPPPGDPWDAARPSCNITSDPWDSVAVPSSNAANPWAPWADSCREPWEAAPTCNPPVKHTWESSNERESNGTYMESPHETEKPQQDVPQLSPPQPESQTDSEGRETEDMFCGADDPFRNEAPVKPLLNGRDSDSPEMLDPSRLAPPVSTTPRMCQTPEAFLGPTGASLVNLDTLIPPTPPSKAHNNPFLSGLSSPSPTNPFHCDQPRLTLNQMRPSSTSPLPPHMLSYSPSLPLPLLHRGSTLPSSQTQPPARLMDLPSNLLQPMLPLPSQPMANIQSQAQTQRHNPFL